The Sphingomonas sp. G-3-2-10 DNA window AGCGGATGTCGACCGGAATCGCCGAGCTGGACCGGGCGCTGGGGGGCGGGTTCGTCGAAGGGTCCGCCACGCTGATCGGCGGCGATCCGGGAATCGGCAAATCCACCCTGCTGCTGCAGGCGGCGGCCAAGGTGGCGATGCGCGGGCTGAAGGTCGCCTATGTCTCGGGCGAGGAAGCCGCGGACCAGGTGCGACTGCGCGCGCGACGGCTGGGGCTGGGCAATGCGCCGGTGCTGCTGGCGGCGGCGACTTCGGTGCGGGATATCCTGACGACGATGGGAAGCAGTTCAGAATTGGGGGGCGAGCCACCCGCGCTGCTGATCATCGACTCCATCCAGACGATGCATTCGGACCTGATCGAAGGCGCGGCGGGCACCGTCAGCCAGGTCCGCGCGGCGGCGGGCGAACTGATCCGCTTCGCCAAGGAGCGCGGGACGGCGGTGGTGCTGGTGGGCCATGTCACCAAGGACGGCAGCATCGCCGGGCCGCGCGTGATGGAGCATATGGTCGATACGGTGCTGGCGTTCGAGGGCGAGCGCAGCCACCTCTATCGCATCCTGCGTGCGGTGAAGAACCGCTTTGGCGGGACCGACGAGATCGGCGTGTTTGCGATGGAGAGCGAGGGGCTTTCGGAAGTCTCCAATCCGTCTTCGCTGTTCCTGACGTCGCGGGACGAGAGCGTGACCGGAACGATCGTGTTCCCCGCGCTGGAGGGGACGCGGCCGGTGCTGGTCGAGGTACAGGCGTTGACGGTGCGGCTGGCTTCGGGTGCCACCCCGCGCAGGGCTGTGGTGGGGTGGGACAGCTCGCGCCTGTCGATGATCCTTGCGGTGCTGGAGGCACGGTGCGGCCTCAGCTTCTCGGCCTGCGAAGTCTATCTGAACATTGCGGGCGGATACCGGGTGCAGGACCCGGCGGCGGATCTGGCGGTGGCGGCGGCTCTGGTGTCGGCGCTGAGCGAGCGGCCGCTGGCGAGCGATTGCGTCGCGTTCGGCGAGATCGCGCTGTCGGGCGAAATCCGGCCGGTGGCGCATGGGTCCTTGCGGTGCCGCGAGGCGGCGAAGCTGGGGTTCGGGCGAGCGCTGGCTCCGGCGGCGATGACGAAGGAGAAGGGGGCGCTGTCGCTGTCGGGGTTCAAGGATCTGGGGAGTTTCGTGGATCATTTGCTGGGGCGGTGAGGCCGGCGGATCATTTGCGGGGGGCTGTGGCGATGCGGGACTTGCCGACGGAGGCGGTAGCCCCAACCTTGGCGTCACTTCATCGGAGATGCCCGTGACGACCAAGCTCAAGATCGATTTTGTTTCCGACATCGCCTGTCCCTGGTGCGCGGTTGGATTGGGCGGGCTGGAACAGGCGCTCGACGCGCTGCAGGGCGAGGTCGTCGCGGATATCAGCTTCCACCCGTTCGAGTTGAACCCGGGAATGCCGGCGGGCGGGCAGAACGGCCTTGAGCATCTGAGCCAGAAATACGGCATGGCGCCGGCGCAGATCCGTGCCAATCGCGATATGATCCGCGAGCGTGCCGCGAGTGTCGGCGTGGTGATGAATTCGTCCGACGACAGCCGCATCTACAACACGTTCGATGCCCACCGCCTGCTTGCCTGGGCCAGGGAAGAAGGGCGCCAACTGGAATTGAAGCGCCGGTTGCTGGTGCTGAACTTCACTGACCAGGCCGATCCGGGCGACCATGACGCGCTGGTCGCCGCCGCGGAATCTGTCGGCCTGGTCGGCGCGGCGGCGCGCGCGGTTCTCGAATCCGGCGGCTATGCCGATCAGGTGCGGTCCGAAGAGGCACTGTGGCAGAGCCGGGGGATCAACAGCGTGCCGGCCGTGGTGGTCAACGATCGCTACCTGATCTCGGGCGGGTTGCCCCCGGAGGAATATGAGCGCCAGCTGCGCCTGATCGCGGCGAAGGAAGCCTGAGGCGCGGAATTGGGGCCTACCATTTCGCGCCGCGGCATCGCATCATGAGCGGATGAAGCAATCGACTGCCCTCAAGATCGCCGCGGGCGTGGCGGCTGCCGCGATCGGCGGCGCGTTCCTCTATTCGCGATCGACGCGGCCGCCGGTGATCAATCCCAAGGTGCCCGAGCCCGCCAAGAGCGTCGATCTGGACCGCTATCTGGGCAAATGGTTCGAATTGGCACGGCACGAGAACCGCTTCGAAAAGGGCCTCGACGCGGTGACGGCGGAATATTCGCTGGACGAGGACGGGACGATCATCGTCGCCAACAGCGGCGCTCAGGGCGGGCCGAAGGGCGAGCGGAGCTTTGTCGAGGGCCATGCGATCGTCGCGGACGAAGAGACCAATGCAAAGTTAAAGGTCTCATTCTTCGGGCCATTCTATACCGGCGACTATTGGGTGCTCGATCATGGCGACGCGTATGACTGGTCGATCGTCGGCGAGCCCGGCGGGCGCTATCTGTGGGTGCTGACGCGCGAGGCCAAGCCCGCGCCGGCGGTGACCGAAGCGATCCTGAAGCGCGTCGAGACGCTGGGATACGACCGCTGGGCGCTGCGGCTGACGCGCCACATCTGAGCGCGCGGCGCGGCTTTCGTTAACGCGCACGACACCCTATCATCGCCGCGGGGCGGAGGGATTCGACAATGGCATTCAGCGGACTCGACATCATCGTGCTGATCGCGATCGGCGGCGCGGCAATATTGGGCTTCATTCGCGGCTTCGTGACCGAGATTCTCGCGCTGGCAGTGTGGCTGGTGATCGTGCTGGCGCTCAAGCTGCTGCACACCCCGCTGGCGTCGGCGCTGTCGGGACCGGTGGGCACGGCGCAGGGCGCGGCGGTGCTGTCGTTCGCGATCCTGGCGGGCGTGACCTATTTCGGCGGGCGGCTGATCGCGAATGCCGTGGGTTCGCGGACGCGGCAGAGCTTCCTCGGCCCGGTCGATCGCGCGCTGGGGCTGGGCTTTGGCGCGCTGAAGGGGCTGGTGCTGGTCAGCATCGCCTTCCTGCTGCTGGTGCTGGTGGTCGACACCGTGCGCGGCGGCCCGGCGAAGCGGCCGGAATGGATCACCCAGTCGACGACCTATCCGCTGCTCGACGCGACGAGCGCGTTCGTGGCGGATTTCGTGGACAAGCGGCGCAAGGGCGAGCCGGTGTTCGGGGGCGATACGGACAATGCGGCTGAAGCCGAGTTCGAGAATGTGAGTTCGGGCGACTGAGCCTCAGGTCGCGAACCGGTAGGCGGGAACGGGGCCCGTCCGCTTCTCACCCTCGCGGGCTTGAAGCAAACGGGCCGATCAAGATTACCTGTCAGCCAGAGATCGCGTTCAGGATCGCCTGTTCGACAGGAGAATAGTCTCCGTCCGGCCGGCACAGAGAGACGGGCTCACGTGGCATCAAAGGCGGTTGGGCCATGAACCGCGGTGTTGTTCCACGATGCCGTTGCGCGGCGTGCACGAGAAAGGGATGGCACAAATAGACTGTGCCCGCTTTGCCCAAAGCCAGTTCCTCTCGCCGATGCGCGGAGCCGGCAAACCCATCTGCGGCAAGCTCGCGAAGGGTCAGGCCAGCGTCGCCGGCCGGCGCGAGTTGCCTGGCGATGTCGAAATGCGAGCCGACACGAATGCGGGTCGGCGCATCATCGGCACCGACATCCGAAAACAGGAACAGCATCAGCAGTGCTCGTCCCTTGCTGCTCACATTGGCG harbors:
- the radA gene encoding DNA repair protein RadA, with protein sequence MAKPRKRYVCQACGSVTSQWAGQCADCGDWNSLVEDAGGNVTPFSAKHNLQSGGRAILLSGLDADVALPERMSTGIAELDRALGGGFVEGSATLIGGDPGIGKSTLLLQAAAKVAMRGLKVAYVSGEEAADQVRLRARRLGLGNAPVLLAAATSVRDILTTMGSSSELGGEPPALLIIDSIQTMHSDLIEGAAGTVSQVRAAAGELIRFAKERGTAVVLVGHVTKDGSIAGPRVMEHMVDTVLAFEGERSHLYRILRAVKNRFGGTDEIGVFAMESEGLSEVSNPSSLFLTSRDESVTGTIVFPALEGTRPVLVEVQALTVRLASGATPRRAVVGWDSSRLSMILAVLEARCGLSFSACEVYLNIAGGYRVQDPAADLAVAAALVSALSERPLASDCVAFGEIALSGEIRPVAHGSLRCREAAKLGFGRALAPAAMTKEKGALSLSGFKDLGSFVDHLLGR
- a CDS encoding DsbA family oxidoreductase; translated protein: MPVTTKLKIDFVSDIACPWCAVGLGGLEQALDALQGEVVADISFHPFELNPGMPAGGQNGLEHLSQKYGMAPAQIRANRDMIRERAASVGVVMNSSDDSRIYNTFDAHRLLAWAREEGRQLELKRRLLVLNFTDQADPGDHDALVAAAESVGLVGAAARAVLESGGYADQVRSEEALWQSRGINSVPAVVVNDRYLISGGLPPEEYERQLRLIAAKEA
- a CDS encoding lipocalin family protein → MKQSTALKIAAGVAAAAIGGAFLYSRSTRPPVINPKVPEPAKSVDLDRYLGKWFELARHENRFEKGLDAVTAEYSLDEDGTIIVANSGAQGGPKGERSFVEGHAIVADEETNAKLKVSFFGPFYTGDYWVLDHGDAYDWSIVGEPGGRYLWVLTREAKPAPAVTEAILKRVETLGYDRWALRLTRHI
- a CDS encoding CvpA family protein, which encodes MAFSGLDIIVLIAIGGAAILGFIRGFVTEILALAVWLVIVLALKLLHTPLASALSGPVGTAQGAAVLSFAILAGVTYFGGRLIANAVGSRTRQSFLGPVDRALGLGFGALKGLVLVSIAFLLLVLVVDTVRGGPAKRPEWITQSTTYPLLDATSAFVADFVDKRRKGEPVFGGDTDNAAEAEFENVSSGD